From a single Anaerolineaceae bacterium oral taxon 439 genomic region:
- a CDS encoding polysaccharide biosynthesis protein, translating into MNFEVPMSSPDISEAERAAVNEVMRGNALSMGPFQLRFEAAIREFCGAKHAIAVNSGTSGLHLAVRACGWSDGDFVITTPFSFVASTNVLLYERITPIFVDVDPQVGNIDPALVAEAAADFNAGGRRRARWLPERGYRADGKLKGILAVDVFGQPADYDALNTIAAESGLSVIEDSCEALGAGYKGRPAGLEGAAGVFAFYPNKQMTTGEGGMIVTNDGELAMKMSAMRNQGRAPGDTWLEHTYLGFNYRMSELNAALGAAQMSRIETLLANRERVAGWYFEELADLDEITLPAKAATTTRDSWFVFVVRLARGIDRDRAIHQLNALGIPVRPYFAPITDQPYIRGLFGYASERFPVAVDSGRRGLAIPFSGVMTREQVAMVGAALRQVLRKGG; encoded by the coding sequence ATGAATTTTGAAGTGCCGATGTCATCGCCGGATATCAGCGAGGCGGAACGCGCGGCGGTGAACGAGGTGATGCGCGGCAATGCGCTCAGTATGGGGCCGTTTCAGCTGCGTTTTGAAGCGGCGATCCGGGAATTCTGCGGCGCGAAACATGCGATTGCGGTGAATTCGGGGACCTCGGGGCTGCATCTGGCCGTGCGCGCCTGCGGATGGAGCGACGGGGATTTCGTGATTACGACGCCGTTTTCGTTCGTGGCCTCGACGAACGTTCTTCTTTACGAGCGGATCACGCCGATTTTCGTCGACGTCGATCCTCAGGTCGGGAATATCGATCCGGCGCTGGTCGCCGAAGCGGCGGCGGATTTTAACGCGGGCGGACGCCGTCGGGCGCGATGGCTCCCGGAACGCGGTTATCGCGCGGACGGGAAACTGAAAGGGATCCTTGCGGTCGATGTTTTTGGGCAGCCCGCTGACTATGACGCGCTGAATACGATTGCGGCAGAATCCGGATTATCGGTGATCGAGGACTCCTGCGAGGCGCTGGGCGCGGGATATAAGGGACGTCCAGCCGGGCTGGAAGGGGCGGCGGGCGTTTTCGCGTTTTACCCGAATAAGCAGATGACGACCGGCGAAGGCGGCATGATCGTTACTAACGACGGCGAGCTGGCGATGAAAATGAGCGCCATGCGCAATCAGGGACGCGCGCCGGGCGATACCTGGCTGGAGCATACGTATCTGGGGTTTAATTATCGGATGAGCGAGCTGAACGCCGCGCTGGGCGCCGCGCAGATGAGCCGGATTGAAACGCTGCTGGCGAATCGGGAACGCGTCGCCGGCTGGTATTTCGAGGAGCTGGCGGACCTGGATGAAATAACGCTGCCGGCGAAAGCGGCGACGACGACGCGGGACAGCTGGTTCGTTTTCGTCGTCCGGTTGGCTCGCGGGATCGACCGCGACCGCGCGATCCATCAGCTCAACGCGCTGGGGATTCCGGTTCGGCCTTATTTCGCCCCGATTACGGACCAGCCCTATATCCGCGGCCTGTTCGGGTATGCGTCCGAACGATTTCCGGTCGCCGTCGATTCAGGCCGGCGCGGTCTGGCGATTCCTTTCTCCGGCGTCATGACGCGGGAACAGGTCGCGATGGTCGGCGCTGCGCTGCGGCAGGTCCTTCGAAAGGGCGGGTGA
- a CDS encoding ribonuclease HI, whose translation MTEVTIYTDGACSGNPGPGGYGVLLISGTNRKELSGGEAETTNNRMELTAVIVGLEALKRRCVVTLYSDSKYVVDMVEQGWMKRWRANGWRRSKTEAAKNADLLERLWALLQRHEVRFVWVKGHASNPMNNRCDELAVAASRSAAKK comes from the coding sequence TTGACAGAGGTTACGATTTATACGGACGGCGCCTGCTCCGGGAATCCGGGCCCGGGCGGGTACGGCGTACTTTTAATTTCAGGAACGAACCGAAAGGAGCTTTCGGGCGGCGAGGCGGAGACGACGAATAACCGGATGGAGCTGACGGCGGTTATCGTTGGCCTGGAGGCGTTGAAACGGCGCTGCGTTGTAACGCTGTATTCGGATTCGAAGTATGTCGTCGACATGGTCGAGCAGGGCTGGATGAAACGCTGGCGGGCCAACGGATGGAGACGGTCGAAAACGGAAGCGGCGAAAAACGCAGACCTTCTCGAACGGCTCTGGGCGCTTCTCCAGCGGCATGAAGTCAGATTCGTCTGGGTCAAAGGCCACGCGTCCAACCCGATGAATAACCGCTGCGACGAGTTGGCGGTCGCGGCGTCCCGGTCGGCGGCGAAGAAATAG